A genome region from Christensenella minuta includes the following:
- a CDS encoding ABC transporter ATP-binding protein, which produces MEHFLKLAGVNKSYAVGEESLHVLKNITLSVDRGEYMTILGPSGSGKSTLMNILGCMDTLDSGSYFLDSEAVHEQGDGELTRLRNEKIGFIFQKYHLVPQYTALQNVIMPLLLRGLSRTEAIEQAEGSIRLVGLMDRIRHRPNELSGGQQQRVAIARALVTKPALLLADEPTGALDSTTGKEILALFRELNEAGNTIVMISHDVNVAGASKRIITISDGRISE; this is translated from the coding sequence ATGGAACACTTCTTAAAGCTTGCCGGCGTCAATAAATCCTATGCCGTGGGCGAAGAAAGCCTGCACGTATTAAAAAACATCACCCTTTCTGTAGACCGGGGCGAATACATGACGATACTCGGTCCCTCGGGAAGCGGGAAATCTACGCTGATGAACATCCTTGGCTGTATGGATACGCTTGATTCGGGCAGCTATTTTCTGGACAGCGAAGCGGTGCACGAACAAGGCGACGGCGAACTCACCCGCCTGCGCAATGAAAAGATCGGGTTCATCTTCCAGAAGTATCACCTTGTCCCGCAGTATACGGCGCTGCAAAATGTTATCATGCCTCTTTTGCTGCGCGGCCTTTCGCGCACGGAAGCAATAGAACAGGCGGAGGGTAGTATCCGCCTCGTAGGCCTTATGGACCGGATCAGACACCGTCCGAATGAACTTTCGGGCGGCCAGCAGCAGCGCGTTGCCATTGCCCGGGCCCTTGTAACGAAGCCCGCCCTGCTGCTGGCCGACGAGCCGACAGGCGCGCTCGATTCTACAACAGGTAAAGAAATCCTGGCGCTGTTTCGCGAATTGAACGAGGCCGGAAATACGATCGTGATGATCAGCCATGACGTCAACGTCGCTGGCGCAAGCAAACGCATCATCACCATCAGCGACGGCCGTATCAGCGAATGA
- a CDS encoding ABC transporter permease produces MRLIETLRIVWINLMQNKFKVLLTSLGIIVGAVTIVMVIAIGKGGEAEIAGQFQGLSAETIYVNPDYSKMFGSGEDMSSLPKLTRKDMEQMLEENNYLQDITLRASYYADATVNGQKVSSQITGVLENYEKINNLAVVQGENISDADVENEARVAVIGDGLAQKYFKGPEDAVGKTIKAGEQQYRIIGVLERKGDGMQGVNPDDTIFIPFTTGERFLGDDYTIPQVVAMADNLGHVQAAMKQLQGTLNYILEDGSAYMLEDAGSRIDAAMESARTMNVLLISVATIVFIVGGIGIMNVLFVSVKERTKEIGILKALGSSKKDIMTQFLLESVIISLFGGLAGVGLSYACMPLMDYTDIPVLPTIDGQVIALLFAVVTGTLFGFYPAYKASRLKPIDALNYE; encoded by the coding sequence ATGAGACTGATTGAAACACTGCGCATCGTATGGATTAACCTGATGCAAAATAAGTTCAAGGTGCTTTTAACGTCTCTTGGGATCATCGTGGGCGCCGTCACCATCGTCATGGTCATCGCCATCGGCAAGGGCGGCGAGGCGGAAATCGCCGGACAGTTCCAGGGCCTCAGTGCGGAGACCATCTACGTCAACCCGGATTACAGCAAAATGTTCGGTTCGGGCGAGGACATGAGCAGCCTCCCTAAACTGACGCGCAAGGATATGGAACAGATGCTTGAGGAAAACAACTATTTGCAGGATATCACCCTGCGTGCCAGCTACTATGCCGATGCCACCGTCAACGGTCAGAAAGTATCTTCTCAGATAACGGGCGTGCTCGAAAACTATGAGAAGATCAACAACCTTGCCGTCGTGCAGGGGGAAAATATCTCGGACGCGGATGTGGAAAACGAAGCCCGCGTAGCCGTGATCGGCGACGGACTGGCACAAAAATATTTCAAAGGTCCGGAGGATGCTGTCGGCAAGACCATCAAGGCCGGCGAGCAGCAGTATAGGATCATCGGCGTCTTGGAGCGCAAGGGCGACGGTATGCAGGGTGTGAATCCCGACGACACGATCTTCATTCCCTTCACCACGGGCGAGCGCTTTTTGGGGGACGATTACACCATTCCCCAGGTCGTCGCCATGGCGGATAATTTAGGTCATGTTCAGGCCGCCATGAAGCAGCTGCAGGGCACGCTCAACTATATCCTTGAGGACGGCAGCGCCTACATGCTCGAAGACGCGGGCAGCCGTATCGACGCGGCCATGGAGTCCGCGCGCACCATGAACGTACTGCTCATTTCCGTGGCGACCATCGTGTTCATCGTCGGCGGTATCGGCATCATGAACGTGCTCTTCGTATCGGTCAAGGAGCGCACCAAGGAGATCGGCATCCTGAAGGCTCTCGGCAGTTCCAAAAAGGATATCATGACGCAGTTTTTGCTGGAATCCGTTATCATCAGCCTGTTCGGCGGGCTTGCAGGCGTGGGCCTGTCCTATGCCTGTATGCCACTGATGGACTATACCGATATCCCCGTACTGCCCACGATCGACGGACAGGTCATCGCGCTGCTGTTCGCGGTGGTGACGGGTACCCTGTTCGGTTTTTACCCCGCATATAAGGCGTCCCGCTTAAAACCGATCGACGCCCTTAACTATGAATAA
- a CDS encoding HlyD family efflux transporter periplasmic adaptor subunit — MKVKKPSKKMIAALAVVIAGISIASYFGVTNAAGSDTPGAIQREYPVTRGDITAGINGQGVLHYGSAPQNFSEAVVIGEALVKPGQAVKAGDKLVMADEGKLSEAIEAAQNELEKARIALKQAQSAKTLGELNAQKEAASQAVGSAEADGQLAQANSAVDSLRQQVDALTAQISETDAQLAALPEGGPQAAELNTRREALTAELDAAKQELESAQLNRSSLEDAKNRQDEAQAKNDAIDKKIAGENSGSLQNAIDLAMLDVDAAQKKAGQLQAIKDDPYLYASTDGVILSLDAAPGAETKTESPVAMIGDPNTKTLTVPVSQSDIGKIEEGQDAEFMLDAFGDQKFTGRVQSRSLVPIKDSNPVSYNVTISVDPNDAEMLDGMSANATMVIKRQKDVLQLSNKAIFVRDGKQYVKMRNDDGTLRDAEITTGFSDGKVSEITGGLSEGDTVIVEG; from the coding sequence ATGAAAGTTAAGAAACCATCTAAAAAGATGATCGCTGCCCTGGCTGTCGTCATCGCAGGGATCAGTATAGCGAGCTATTTCGGCGTGACAAACGCCGCCGGCAGCGATACGCCCGGGGCCATCCAGCGCGAATATCCCGTGACCCGCGGCGACATCACCGCCGGCATCAACGGACAGGGCGTTCTGCATTACGGCTCCGCGCCGCAAAATTTCAGTGAAGCGGTCGTCATCGGCGAGGCGCTGGTCAAACCCGGGCAGGCCGTCAAAGCGGGCGATAAGCTCGTCATGGCAGATGAGGGAAAATTGAGCGAAGCGATCGAAGCCGCGCAAAACGAGCTTGAAAAAGCACGCATTGCCTTAAAACAGGCCCAAAGCGCCAAAACACTTGGAGAGCTGAATGCGCAAAAGGAGGCCGCTTCGCAGGCCGTAGGCAGCGCAGAAGCGGATGGCCAGCTCGCACAGGCAAACAGCGCAGTCGATTCCCTGCGGCAGCAAGTCGATGCGCTCACTGCGCAGATCAGCGAAACCGATGCGCAGCTCGCCGCCCTGCCCGAGGGCGGCCCGCAGGCCGCGGAACTCAATACTAGGCGCGAGGCCCTCACGGCCGAGCTTGACGCCGCCAAGCAAGAGCTCGAAAGCGCACAATTAAACCGCTCTTCTTTAGAAGACGCAAAAAACAGGCAGGATGAGGCACAGGCAAAAAACGATGCGATCGATAAAAAAATCGCAGGCGAAAATTCCGGCAGCCTGCAAAACGCCATCGATCTTGCCATGCTTGATGTAGATGCCGCGCAAAAGAAGGCCGGCCAGTTACAGGCCATTAAGGATGATCCTTACCTTTACGCAAGCACAGACGGCGTTATTCTCTCCCTCGACGCGGCGCCGGGCGCGGAGACAAAGACGGAATCTCCCGTTGCCATGATCGGCGACCCAAATACGAAAACACTCACCGTTCCCGTCTCCCAGTCGGACATCGGCAAAATCGAAGAAGGACAGGATGCGGAGTTTATGCTCGACGCCTTCGGCGACCAGAAATTCACCGGCAGGGTGCAGTCCCGCAGCCTCGTCCCCATTAAGGACAGCAACCCTGTCTCCTATAACGTAACTATCTCCGTCGATCCAAACGACGCTGAAATGCTGGACGGTATGAGCGCCAACGCGACCATGGTAATCAAGCGGCAAAAGGACGTATTGCAGCTTTCCAATAAGGCGATCTTTGTCCGTGACGGCAAGCAATACGTGAAGATGAGAAACGACGACGGCACCCTGCGCGACGCGGAAATTACGACCGGTTTTTCGGATGGCAAGGTCAGCGAGATCACCGGCGGCCTTTCCGAGGGCGACACCGTGATCGTGGAAGGTTAA
- a CDS encoding sensor histidine kinase — protein sequence MRKLSLRMRLTLFTVLLLAGVSVLFTLSTIYNAQFSYVVPYLDSDINFNEFEVSGSTITSSQAAGDDVPGESEDYELYTPDQMAAVSVMNSSTAQFNSISLWIMLAVIGGGGLLTYFLLGRALRPVRDLSTEIEGITEHELSQRVNAGDAHDEISSLAHSFNTMLSRLSKAFSYQKRFSSDAAHELKTPLAAIKTNLDVLQLSDAPTTEEYRQTFSVVKKQTERMIRLVDDLFTISSQRDYDFNDAVDFDSMFSDIAAQLAPRIEEKGLTLNIDPGGLTTTGNSVMLMRAFSNLVENAVKYNVEGGSIDISSSADGKKYTFAIMDTGIGVPAEKREHIFDPFYRADDSRSRKIGGAGLGLAIAKDIIERHGGTVSAAPGENVGTVFTVTLPRIPAE from the coding sequence ATGAGGAAGCTATCGCTGCGCATGCGGCTGACTCTGTTTACCGTGCTGCTGTTGGCGGGAGTATCCGTCCTCTTTACCCTTTCCACCATCTATAACGCGCAATTTTCGTACGTCGTCCCCTATCTGGATTCCGATATAAATTTCAATGAATTCGAAGTGTCCGGGAGCACCATTACCTCATCGCAGGCGGCAGGTGACGACGTCCCCGGCGAGTCTGAAGACTACGAGCTGTACACGCCGGACCAAATGGCTGCCGTATCAGTGATGAATTCATCAACCGCCCAGTTCAACAGCATCAGCCTGTGGATCATGCTCGCGGTCATCGGCGGCGGAGGCCTGCTCACTTATTTTCTGCTCGGCCGGGCGCTTCGGCCCGTGCGGGATCTGAGCACGGAGATTGAGGGCATCACCGAGCACGAGCTTTCCCAGCGTGTCAATGCCGGCGACGCACACGACGAGATCAGCAGCCTCGCCCATTCCTTTAATACGATGCTCTCTCGCCTCTCCAAAGCGTTTTCCTACCAGAAGCGTTTTTCGTCCGACGCGGCGCACGAGCTGAAAACGCCGCTCGCGGCGATCAAAACGAATCTCGACGTGCTGCAATTGTCGGACGCCCCCACCACGGAAGAATACCGGCAGACGTTCAGTGTCGTTAAAAAGCAAACCGAACGCATGATCCGCCTGGTGGACGACCTGTTCACCATTTCTTCACAGCGCGATTACGATTTTAACGACGCTGTAGATTTTGATTCCATGTTTTCAGACATCGCCGCACAACTCGCGCCGCGCATTGAAGAAAAGGGGCTCACCTTAAATATCGATCCGGGCGGCCTCACAACGACGGGCAACAGCGTCATGCTTATGCGCGCCTTCTCCAACCTCGTCGAAAACGCGGTAAAATATAATGTGGAGGGCGGCAGTATCGATATCTCCTCTTCTGCCGACGGTAAAAAATATACCTTTGCCATAATGGATACGGGCATCGGCGTCCCAGCAGAAAAACGGGAGCATATTTTTGATCCATTCTACCGCGCGGATGATTCCCGCTCCCGCAAAATAGGCGGTGCGGGCCTTGGTCTTGCCATTGCCAAAGATATCATCGAACGCCACGGCGGAACGGTCTCCGCCGCCCCGGGCGAAAACGTGGGTACGGTATTCACTGTTACGCTCCCCCGTATCCCCGCAGAATAA
- a CDS encoding response regulator transcription factor, producing MKLLIIEDEEDLLAALKAGFEKKGYVVDAAVDGTDGCELAFINDYDLILLDLNLPGMDGLEILKKIRENDLHQKVLILSARSDYAQRIEGLDLGANDYLVKPFDFGELEARVRSLLRRSFTQMGAVLKFGRFSLDTCAHLLYTDQDEIIDLAPKEYSILEYLLLHRGKAVSAEELIEHIWLSDSSLFSNAIKVHVSTLRKKLAAHTDQELITNLRGAGYCILKPVQNIDAKLRRPNL from the coding sequence ATGAAATTATTAATCATCGAAGATGAAGAAGATTTGCTGGCCGCCTTAAAGGCAGGCTTTGAAAAGAAAGGATATGTGGTGGACGCCGCCGTGGACGGGACGGATGGATGCGAGCTTGCGTTTATAAACGACTACGACCTTATCCTTCTGGATTTGAACCTGCCCGGTATGGACGGGCTCGAAATTCTCAAAAAGATACGGGAAAACGATCTGCACCAAAAGGTGCTCATCCTTTCCGCGCGCAGCGATTACGCCCAGCGCATCGAAGGCCTTGACCTCGGCGCGAACGACTATCTGGTAAAGCCCTTTGATTTCGGCGAGCTGGAAGCGCGCGTCCGCAGCCTTTTGCGCCGCAGCTTCACGCAAATGGGTGCCGTTCTTAAATTCGGCAGGTTCTCACTCGATACCTGTGCACATCTTTTATATACGGATCAGGACGAAATCATAGACCTCGCCCCCAAGGAATATTCTATTCTTGAATACCTGCTTCTGCACCGCGGCAAGGCGGTCAGCGCGGAGGAGCTGATCGAGCATATATGGCTTAGTGACAGCAGCCTTTTTTCCAACGCCATCAAGGTTCATGTGAGCACTCTGCGCAAAAAGCTCGCCGCCCATACCGACCAGGAGCTCATTACCAACCTGCGCGGCGCAGGTTATTGTATCTTAAAGCCCGTGCAGAATATCGACGCAAAACTGCGGAGGCCCAATCTATGA
- the trpE gene encoding anthranilate synthase component I — translation MLYPDKREVEELLREYDVVPVFYEILSDSCTPINIFNSLKQGEETCFILESVDNSQKWGRYSFIGVHPKMELKIKDGKAVMIEDGHAAVRLTKDPASYLSDLMAKYKSPVFPNRPKMTGGLVGYFGYDMVRYMEKTLTHAPQDDLDMPDCHLMLYDEIVAFDHLTNKAVIILNIYADEGIDEQYGACIQKAEEIAGRLNAFTPAGHAGPNEGIAVSSNLTKEQYVENVKKAQEYIKSGDIFQVVLSQRFEITNPPDPFDVYRVLRASNPSPYLFYFKLRDYSIAGASPEMLVNVTKGIVTTKPLAGTIRRGGTDEEDAELEEALLSDPKERAEHTMLVDLGRNDVGRVSKFGTVEVTKFMEVEKYSKVMHLMSDVKGILQDGLSAVDALMSVLPAGTLSGAPKVRAMEIIDELENERRGLYGGTVGYLGFDGNIDTCIAIRTVLFKGGKAYVQAGAGIVADSDPEKEFTETENKALAAVNAVKEAAAL, via the coding sequence ATGTTGTATCCAGACAAACGGGAAGTGGAAGAATTGCTCAGGGAATACGATGTCGTACCAGTGTTTTACGAAATCCTTTCGGACAGCTGTACGCCAATCAATATCTTCAACTCGTTAAAACAGGGGGAAGAGACCTGCTTTATTCTGGAAAGTGTGGATAATTCACAGAAATGGGGACGCTATTCGTTTATCGGCGTACATCCCAAAATGGAGCTTAAGATAAAAGACGGGAAGGCCGTTATGATCGAGGACGGGCATGCGGCGGTGCGTCTGACAAAGGACCCAGCTTCCTACCTGTCGGACCTCATGGCGAAATACAAGTCCCCGGTCTTTCCCAACCGGCCCAAGATGACGGGCGGGCTTGTGGGATATTTTGGCTACGATATGGTGCGCTATATGGAAAAAACACTTACCCACGCGCCGCAGGACGACCTCGATATGCCAGACTGCCATCTGATGCTGTATGATGAGATCGTGGCCTTTGACCACCTGACCAACAAGGCGGTGATTATCCTGAATATTTACGCGGATGAAGGTATTGACGAGCAATACGGGGCGTGCATCCAAAAAGCGGAAGAAATTGCGGGAAGGTTAAATGCTTTCACACCGGCCGGCCATGCCGGACCAAATGAAGGGATTGCCGTTTCTTCCAATCTTACCAAAGAACAGTATGTGGAAAACGTTAAAAAAGCGCAGGAGTATATTAAAAGCGGCGACATCTTCCAGGTGGTGCTGTCACAGCGGTTTGAAATCACAAATCCGCCCGATCCGTTTGACGTATACCGCGTTCTTCGCGCGAGCAATCCGTCGCCGTACCTGTTCTATTTTAAGCTGCGGGATTACAGCATCGCGGGCGCTTCGCCGGAAATGCTGGTGAACGTCACAAAGGGGATCGTTACCACAAAGCCCCTTGCCGGGACGATCCGCCGAGGCGGGACGGACGAGGAAGACGCGGAGCTTGAGGAGGCGCTGCTCTCCGATCCCAAGGAACGCGCGGAGCATACGATGCTCGTGGACCTTGGCAGGAACGACGTAGGGCGCGTAAGCAAATTTGGCACGGTGGAAGTGACCAAATTTATGGAAGTTGAAAAATATTCCAAGGTGATGCACCTCATGAGCGACGTAAAAGGGATACTGCAGGACGGCCTTTCGGCGGTGGACGCGCTGATGTCGGTGCTTCCGGCGGGGACCCTGTCGGGAGCGCCCAAGGTGCGCGCGATGGAGATTATTGACGAACTGGAAAACGAACGGCGCGGGCTTTACGGCGGGACGGTCGGCTATCTTGGCTTTGACGGGAACATCGATACGTGCATCGCGATCCGCACGGTGCTGTTTAAGGGCGGCAAGGCGTATGTACAGGCGGGAGCTGGCATCGTAGCGGATTCCGATCCGGAAAAGGAATTTACGGAAACGGAGAATAAAGCCCTCGCGGCGGTAAATGCAGTGAAGGAGGCGGCAGCCTTATGA
- a CDS encoding bifunctional anthranilate synthase component II/anthranilate phosphoribosyltransferase, giving the protein MIVLIDNYDSFTYNLYQEIGELYGEVKVFRNDEITLGEIGRMAPEAIVISPGPGYPGSAGISVNAVRMFSGRMPILGVCLGHQAIAEAFGGKIVRAGKLMHGKASSIALKQDNPLFYGLPGTVLAARYHSLIVDEDTLPGCLEITARDEAGQIMAVSHTEHPTYGVQFHPESILTKSGQKMLENFLDRVAHVPVRRLDFDETLLPPEQRNLLKPYIFKVIEGTDLTQDEAYAAMDCIMSGGATDAQIGSFITALRMKGETIDEITGFARVMRSKAAVMPHSAAAIDIVGTGGDLANTFNISTTAAFVAAGAGLSVAKHGNRSVSSKSGSADVLEALGVKIDMTPAQASECLDACGLSFLFAQKFHGSMKFAAMPRKQIGVRSVFNILGPLANPAFTRYMLIGVYDEALMEPMAKVLQNLGVKRAMVVHGSDGLDEITISGTTKICEIKGSKLIKYELDPRDYGMRTANIGEVAGGTAEENAQITLAILSGQERGAKRDIVLLNAACALVIAGSAEDIGQGLSLARASVDTGAAMGKLGELKARTRGFGKETS; this is encoded by the coding sequence ATGATAGTATTGATCGATAACTACGATTCCTTTACCTATAACCTTTACCAGGAGATTGGAGAGCTTTACGGGGAGGTGAAGGTCTTCCGCAACGACGAAATCACTCTTGGCGAAATCGGACGGATGGCTCCGGAAGCGATCGTTATTTCACCGGGACCGGGATACCCGGGCTCCGCCGGGATATCCGTGAACGCGGTGCGGATGTTCAGCGGCAGGATGCCGATTCTCGGCGTGTGCCTCGGACACCAGGCGATCGCGGAAGCGTTCGGCGGGAAAATCGTACGCGCAGGCAAGCTGATGCACGGCAAGGCCAGCAGCATTGCACTTAAGCAGGATAACCCTCTGTTCTATGGCCTGCCAGGGACGGTTCTTGCCGCCCGGTATCATTCGCTGATCGTGGACGAGGATACGCTGCCCGGCTGTCTTGAAATCACGGCGCGGGACGAGGCGGGGCAGATCATGGCCGTTTCGCATACGGAACACCCGACCTATGGAGTACAATTCCATCCGGAATCTATTTTGACAAAAAGCGGACAAAAAATGCTTGAGAATTTCCTGGACCGCGTGGCGCATGTCCCGGTGCGGCGCCTCGATTTTGACGAGACGCTGCTTCCGCCGGAACAGCGCAACCTGCTGAAGCCGTATATTTTCAAGGTGATTGAGGGAACGGACCTTACGCAGGACGAAGCCTATGCGGCAATGGACTGCATTATGAGCGGCGGCGCGACGGATGCGCAGATCGGCTCGTTTATTACGGCCTTGCGCATGAAGGGCGAGACCATTGATGAGATAACCGGTTTTGCGCGTGTGATGCGCAGCAAAGCTGCGGTGATGCCTCACAGCGCTGCGGCGATCGATATCGTGGGTACGGGCGGCGACCTTGCGAATACCTTTAATATTTCCACAACCGCGGCATTTGTGGCGGCGGGGGCGGGGCTTTCCGTGGCCAAGCACGGCAACCGCAGCGTATCGAGCAAGAGCGGGAGCGCGGATGTTCTTGAGGCGTTGGGGGTGAAGATCGATATGACGCCCGCGCAGGCGAGCGAGTGCCTCGACGCCTGCGGACTTTCGTTTCTCTTTGCGCAGAAGTTCCACGGATCGATGAAATTCGCCGCCATGCCGAGAAAGCAGATCGGCGTGCGGAGTGTGTTTAATATTTTAGGACCGCTCGCCAATCCGGCATTCACACGGTATATGCTGATTGGCGTATACGACGAGGCACTGATGGAGCCGATGGCGAAGGTGCTCCAGAATCTTGGCGTGAAAAGGGCGATGGTGGTGCATGGGAGCGACGGGCTTGACGAGATCACGATTTCCGGAACAACGAAAATTTGTGAGATAAAAGGCTCCAAACTGATTAAATATGAATTGGACCCCCGCGATTATGGAATGCGGACTGCAAACATCGGCGAAGTGGCGGGCGGGACTGCGGAAGAGAATGCACAGATCACTCTTGCGATCCTCAGCGGGCAAGAACGGGGAGCCAAGAGGGATATTGTTCTTTTGAACGCCGCGTGCGCGCTTGTCATCGCGGGGAGTGCGGAAGATATCGGGCAGGGGCTTTCCCTCGCGCGTGCCTCGGTGGATACGGGCGCGGCGATGGGAAAGCTTGGGGAATTGAAGGCGCGGACGCGCGGCTTCGGAAAGGAAACGTCATGA
- the trpC gene encoding indole-3-glycerol phosphate synthase TrpC: MILDDIVSYRKKQLEYEKEVMGEKEAMDRAAEDERTPRDFLGALQKSGLSVIAEVKKASPSKGVIREDFTPIGIAKEYEKAGANAISVLTEKHYFGGSSEYLQAIREKTDLPILRKDFIIDAYQIYESLVIGADAVLLIAALLDSFTIARFMRIADTLGLACLVEAHNEKELRIALDAGARIVGINNRDLKTFEVDLGTTERLAKLIPADRVVVAESGIVTNADMKAVASYGADAVLVGEALMRSDNIPGKLAGLRQGV, encoded by the coding sequence ATGATTTTAGACGATATTGTTTCTTACAGGAAAAAGCAACTGGAATATGAGAAGGAGGTCATGGGCGAAAAAGAGGCCATGGACCGTGCGGCGGAGGACGAACGCACGCCCAGAGACTTTTTAGGCGCCCTTCAAAAAAGCGGGCTTTCCGTGATCGCCGAGGTCAAAAAGGCCTCGCCGTCAAAGGGGGTGATCCGTGAGGATTTTACGCCGATCGGGATCGCGAAGGAATATGAGAAGGCGGGGGCGAACGCAATTTCGGTACTTACGGAAAAGCATTATTTCGGGGGAAGCAGCGAATATTTGCAGGCGATCCGCGAAAAGACGGACCTGCCGATCCTGCGCAAGGATTTCATTATCGATGCTTACCAAATCTATGAATCCCTTGTGATAGGCGCGGACGCAGTGCTTCTTATAGCGGCGCTGCTCGACAGCTTCACCATCGCGCGCTTTATGCGTATTGCGGATACGCTTGGGCTTGCGTGCCTGGTGGAGGCGCATAACGAAAAAGAGCTTCGCATTGCGCTTGACGCGGGCGCGCGGATCGTCGGCATCAACAACCGCGACCTTAAAACATTTGAGGTGGACCTTGGAACGACGGAGAGGCTGGCAAAGCTGATCCCGGCGGACAGGGTGGTGGTCGCGGAAAGCGGGATAGTGACAAATGCGGACATGAAGGCCGTTGCTTCTTATGGCGCGGATGCAGTGCTGGTCGGCGAAGCGCTGATGCGTTCGGACAATATTCCGGGAAAGCTGGCCGGACTGAGGCAGGGCGTATGA
- a CDS encoding phosphoribosylanthranilate isomerase, whose amino-acid sequence MKIKLCGMRREEDIVFANRYRPDYIGFVFAKSPRQVSPAQAAQLGRMLAPDIEAVGVFVNEPLSSLEKTMREVPLHVIQLHGDEDAGYIGGVKKLGVSVWKAVRVRAEGDIRHAETLGADMLLIDAFSPDVYGGTGKTADWSMIARAQPAQPFFLAGGLHAGNIMEAVRRVEPFGVDISGGIETDGYKDEDKIKELMGEMKRL is encoded by the coding sequence ATGAAGATAAAGCTGTGCGGTATGCGCAGGGAAGAGGATATCGTCTTTGCAAACCGCTACCGGCCGGACTATATCGGTTTCGTATTCGCGAAAAGCCCGAGGCAGGTGAGCCCGGCGCAGGCGGCGCAGCTTGGACGGATGCTGGCTCCGGACATCGAAGCAGTGGGTGTATTTGTGAACGAACCGCTTTCCAGCCTGGAAAAGACCATGCGGGAAGTGCCGCTCCATGTGATACAGCTCCACGGCGATGAGGACGCAGGTTATATCGGCGGGGTAAAGAAGCTGGGGGTCTCCGTTTGGAAGGCGGTCAGAGTGCGCGCAGAAGGCGACATCCGGCATGCGGAAACGCTGGGTGCGGACATGCTGCTGATCGACGCTTTTTCGCCGGACGTATACGGCGGAACGGGAAAAACCGCAGACTGGAGCATGATCGCCCGTGCACAGCCGGCGCAGCCTTTTTTCCTTGCCGGCGGGCTCCATGCGGGAAATATAATGGAAGCCGTGCGCCGGGTGGAACCGTTTGGCGTCGATATATCCGGCGGGATCGAGACGGACGGCTATAAGGACGAAGATAAGATTAAAGAGCTGATGGGGGAAATGAAAAGGTTATGA